From the genome of Sporomusa sphaeroides DSM 2875:
AGCAACAGCGGCAAACATGGCTATCTTTTTTTGCATACCCTTATAGCCCTTACGCGAGCTAATTTCGTCCCGCCTGCTGGCCGCCGCCCATCCGGTTATATAGTCGGCTAGGGCAAAACCAAGCAATGCCCATACTTGATTATCAACGCCGCCGATAGCAAAGGAAAAGCAGGCTCCTAAAACAGAGCCCGCCGCTAGGATTTTTATCTCGCTGATCGTGTAAAAGGTTTTGAGCCAAATAAATACATCGTTAATCAAATTCCCCACCCCCAACAAAAATAGAGCCTTTCGGCTCTTACTCTGCAATCAGTCTCTCTGCCACCGCTTCCCTGTACTCTTCCGGCACATCTGTTTCAAGTGCCATTCGTCCAGCCTTGACTAAATAGGTGTAGGCCGTGATTTTCCAAGAAATCAACATATTACTTTCCCTCCAATACTTCAATTTTTGCAGACAATGCAAGGATTGCTTCCCACATGTCTGCCGTGTCCTGGTCTACAGGCGGAGTTACTGGTGCACCAGCTTCTGCCTGCATCTCTGTCCAAGCCGCTTCTATTTCCGCTAGTGTTGGCAGAGTCTGCTTTGTATCTTCCCAGGTATTTTTTAAATTCTCGTATGTGTCTGACATGCGCCAAGCAGCACCAGGACGTATTCTATCCAGAACTAATGCAATATCCATTTAATTCACCCCTTACCCTATTTTTAGTAATTCTAGCATAGCGTAGGTTTCAACCTCGCCGCTAGACATTGCGCTGCCAAAACCATACGTGGCGAATGTCGATTGACTATAATGCTGTAGTTCTAAAACCGTAGTAACAGCTACTGTAAACACGTCGCCCAATATTGAATTAGTCTGAACCCAGTCCCCTGTGTCTGGGGCGGCTGCTTGTTCCGTACTCCCTACAGATAAAGTCGTCGCCGCTGTAATGTTCCGTAATCGTATTTTATGCCCATCAACATTATTCCCAGGCGCTGAAGCTTTTACGGCGTATGTGCCTGCAGGGATAGTTAACTGGTTACCTGACAACGACACCCCGCTTATGTTCCCGTAAGTTTTTAACTGATTCAATTCCCGTGTTCTCCAGGCTCCAGATGTAAATGTACCGCCGCTTGTCCCACTTGCTTTTTGATCGCAGGCTTTAACATAACCAAGAGTTGTTTGCTTACCCGCTACCTCGTTAGCAAGCGCTGTTATATCAATTAAACCCTGATTTGTTTCCGCATCAAAGGCTTTAACACAATACAGCATTTTTATGGTTCTCGGTCGAACACTACTGAAATACCCAGTAAACGCGCTAGAAGCCTGCGTCGTCGGTACCTGATATTGTGTTAGGGTCTGCGCTATTTTTCCGTCGTTATTAGGTAACTCACCAATTGCGAGCCGCGTAGGGTTAGAGAGATTTCCTACCCAATCCGGTACTTGTGTAGGTTCTTGCCATGTACCTGCTTCTGCCGCCAAGCCGCCGCGTCCGTAGTCTAGTAATCGTGGAAGTCTAAAAGTGGTACTTCCATCCCCGCTACTATACGCGCCTACAGACGACTGCACCGCCGCCTGTGCCTGCCATTCAGCCTCGGTAATTAGCGGCGCGTTTTCCTGTACCCATGCCCATAATTGCGGGTATGTGGCGCGGCTGATCATTGCGCCGGTGTCCAGGGCAAGCCAGCCTGGTGGCGGAGTGTTGGACAGACAGGCTTTGATACTGCCAATGGATTCGCCGCTGCCACTCTTAATGTCCCTTACCCGCCACCTGACTGTGCCGTCTGTTACTTCCTCTCCCACGGCAGGCCATACAGGCTCTGTCGCTGCTGTTGTACCGTCTTGGATGCACTCTAGGTAGGCGTAACTGGGGAGGGTAGGCGAATATTTTACATCACCGACAACATAGCTTGTGCTGTTCTTTCGTAGATGCAATAAGTCGGCGTGTGCTGATGTGCTGGTATTATGCTTGGTAATTGCAGGCTCGTGGGCGTCAGGGTCGTTATCGTGGACGTTTACGGCATTCTGCATGACCGCCACCGTTACCAGCCCGTCCATAGCAATGCTAGCTGTTATATTCGCGGTATTCGAAAACGCCAGGTTTATTACAAGTTCCTCCGACACCGCCACCGGCCCGCCTTCTGGTGGCAAAAAATCCGGACTGCCATCTGCCGTATAGGCGTACAATATTTCTCCCACATCCGGGTCCTGTGCAAAAACACCCAACTCCCGAACATAAAACCCATCTTCGATTCCTGCGTTGGTCGCTATCCCATGGATTTTGCAGGTACCATTTGCCAGAGGTGTCAGTGCCGATATATCAATAATTTTTATCGGATGTACTAAATCGCTGAGCGCTGCAACTGTCTGGCCAGTACCCAATACACCGTCACCAATTTTTAATTTTGTGATATTCATGACAGTGCCGGCTTCCACCTTGGCCTGTAGCGCCAGGCCTTTGGCTGTCAATACTGTTCCGCTCCAATTAGGCATGCTGTATTTCAACTCCTTTGAACTGATATGTTACCCCGCCGGCATACGCCCTGCCAGCGATACTCGCTCCCCGGAACGTAGCTGGCATAATCTCAACCCTGCGGCAGCTGCCAACAGCACCACCAGCATAAACCGTGCCCGACGTTTCTCTGTACAGCGCCACGCCTTCAAGCCAGCTCCGCGTATTCTTCACAGTATCAATGGCTTTTTTCAGCCTGGCATATATGGCAGCATCCGGCATCTGTCCGTCAATTTTTATAACCCTAAAAAAATACGGCTCTCCGCCGTATTCAAACCATTCCTGGACAATGCCCTCATTCAGGATGGCTTTAACTACTTGCTCTACTGCCCAGGGCGTCCCTTTTCGGCGATGTTGCGCGATCGACGTTTTTACTAACGTCCGTTTCTGCGCTAAGCTAATTCCTGGTTCGTAAAAATCCACATGCCATTGCCAGGCAAGCAGGTCAATCACGTCCTCGGCCAGTTCGTCAATGCGAGATATTAGCAGCACCGTTGGAATGGCTGCCGTAACCGCCTGTAATTCACCCTCCAGGGCCGCGGCTGCCGCCTGCACTTCGGGATCATCCTTAATGCTCGGAGGTACCAGGTCAATTAACCTAATCGCGGACATATCAACCATCGGTAAGCCCTCCATAGGTCACAGTGATATTATCAGCTATGGCGACCTGATATTTTTCCAGAGCCGTAAAAACTGGTGATGTTACTTCCACTCGCCCAGCGCCTGCTGCTCTTGCCCGCCAAATCAATTCAGACGGGTTTTCATCCCGGCCCAGCCTGGATTTCTGCCACGCCACGTAATCTGCAACAGCCTGATTTACCGTCACTTGGATATCGGTACTGATTGTTGTGTCATCCTTGTTAATATAGTAGACCATGTTAATATCAAACCCCACTACTTCTGGAGCCAGCGCTTCCACCTGATCCGTAAGCGGCCGAACTGCCTTATTGGTTACCGCAGAATAAACCAAATCCAATATTTCTGCTCCTGGTACTTCTCCACCAGCTAGCAGTGGCCGTAATTCAACTTTTCCTGGTTCTGGACTGCGCACCGACACGTCAACAATGGTTTGCGATGCCGACATAGCCCAGAAACGGTATGCTCCATCCGGTCCGGCAGTGCTAAAGGATTCCGGCGCCAGGCGGATCCGTTCGCGGTAGGCGTCGTCAGTTTCTTCATCGGCGCCGCCTTCGCTCTCCGTGGTATTCGCGATAGACTGCACCCATGGAAGCGGGTCGACCAATTGGTTAACCTGTCCAGGGACATAACCATTGCCGGCGTCTCCCGCAGTCAGGCAGGCAGCCGCCGTATCGCCATATAAAGCACCGATCGGGATAGTAACCGGACTTGAAACCTGAAATACTATGCCGTTCGCCGTCGTACCTCTGATGCCAGCCGGGATAGTCACTGCTTGTGGCTGAGCAGCTGACAAATTAAACCGGATAGTTGTTTCCGCCGGCGATGCCGCTAGGCGGGTAACGCCGACCAGGACGCCGAGATGGTCCAAGTTGTCGCCCACGGCATAGGCCAGTAGATTTTGTTTAGCAGAGTAATCTATTAACACCCGCTGTTGAATTATAATAGCGGCAACAGATTGCAAAAATAGCCGGACCGGATCACCCTGGGCGAGTGTCCGGCCGGCTATGGCTTCATACATGGTTATCACTGAAGCTTCTATGTGCGCGGCGTCAGTGTCAGTAAAACTGATAGATGGTAGATTTGCCAGCACTCTTATCCCTCCCTTAGCTTCTGCACCACTTGTAGCACTGTACCGGCTGCCTTTGAACCATAGATAGATTTCGCCGCAGTCGGTTTGTCAGCCGACGTACTTCCCAACGTATCCAGCACACTAATTGCCGTGCCCATCGGGTCGCTTTTAGCGCTTACAGACAAATTAGCCACATCTAACCCCATACGGATATAACTGGCTGTCGCTGCCGCTGAGGCATTGCCGGTCTGCAAATCTGTAGTCGCCGCCAGAATGGATTCCATTCCGGTAATGGCCAGCGACGGATCACGCACACAACTAACTGCAATGGTTGCCATTTCAGCAATTTGACTAACAGACAGTCCCGTTTTCCTTGCCGGCTCTTGAACAGCAGCGGCAACCTTTTCGGCTTTCTCCTTCTGCACAGCCGCTGTGTCCGTTGTTTCCTTCACAGCGTTTGGATCTGGTTCGAGATAGTATTCTTTCAGGTTAACGTCTACAGCAATATATAGAACAAATCCCTGGTTATCGACATATTTCCAGGCTTCGCTAATACTCTCAATAACGAAATTACTCAGCGTTTCATTGCCAATAACGAGCGGATGATATTCCCCTTTTTGCACGATTTCTCGCAGTTGCTTAACTTCATTCAACGGATTCAAGCCGTGGAAGGCCGAAAAAATAACCTGGAAAGAAATTTCATCCAGGCCGGGAGAGATAAATTCTAATTTTGCTTTTTGCCCAATAATGGCATGTTCCTCAAATTTCGCTGCAGTCTTACGGCTAAACTCATCAAATGTCCGGGTTTTCTCGACAGACACTTCAAACGTGACCGGCCCAAATGTTCCTATTGCCAATCAGATCACTCCTTTAACCGTAGGCGAACCGTCGGCTGTAGCCTGCCGTTGATGGGCTCACCGTTGAAGCTAACCCGTGTAACTTCTACTCGGGGCTCAAACTTCTGAACGGCTTGCACGATCTCCGCCGCCAGCTTCGCCCGTGATACCGGCATAGGCAAGTCCAGCAGTTTGGCATTGACGCCAAAAGACCGGTCTAATGGAACGGAATACACCGGCGTTGCCAGGATGGTCCGGACGTTCTGAAATATTTCTTCGGCAGTAGTTGCCGGCGCAAAGTTAACGGCTATACTGGCAGCCGCCGTAATTTCGATTTCCATCCTTTATCCTCCTTATGCCGGCTGCCCGGTAGTGCCGCCGCCGGGCTCTACACCGCCGTGGACATGCGTTTTTAATGATACGCCATCAGCAATTACGTCTCCGGTCACATTCACGTTGCCGGCCGCTACGATGTTAACCGGCCCCTGCGCGCTTATCATGAGCGTGTGAGTTCCAATGTCATATTCCAGGACGGTGCCGTCCTTAAAACTGATATGGCGTTTCTCCATATCATCTACCGGCGGCTCATCTACATCCGAATAAAAAGACCCAAGGACAAATCCTTGGGCATTGCCACTCGGTAAAAACAGACAGACAACCTGTTCGCCGATATCTGGCATCCACCAGTCTTTATTTTCCTGACTCTGTTGTACAAGTACAGACAGGTCATAGGATACCATGTTCTGTCGATCACCAAACACCACTTTGACAGTTGCTTTGCCCCGTGACGATACCCGCCCAACTCGAACCAGATTTTTCAATACAGGATCCATCAGTATCCCTCCAGTACCCGGCGCAAGTCAATTTTTACGGTGTAACCGGCGCCGGCGTGGGTTGCTTCTTCAATAAAATATTTGCCATCGAATTTGCCGTAACCTTCAACCATCACTGTCCGGGCCGCCAACAGCCGAATATCGCCTAGAAGCGAAAACGACATTTTAGTTTCGCCTTTATTTTGCTTACGAAGTTTTTTCCGAGCCAGCTTTTCGGCCTTGGCAATACTCTTTACTCGTTGGTTTATCACCAGAGTTTTACCGGTAGCTGGCTTATTGGGCGCCCGGTAGGTATGGGATATGCTTTTCTTACCTTTAGGGTCGTGATATTCTACTCGACAGGCTGAATACACGTCCCGGGTAGTGGTCGAAAAACTATGATCCAGGATATGCGACTGTCCGCGCTTGATGGTCAGTACCGGCTCCATGGCTTCATATTTTTCTTCATCAAAAATGACAATCTGCTGGTCAGACACCTTTAAAGACAAACCGGCATCTTCGCAGCGCTGCTGTAAAAATGCCAGGTCAGACTGTTCGGTTTGCTCTACTCGATCCTCTTCCGGATCGTCGTCCGTGTCGTAAAACAGGGTTAGTCCAGCTTTGGTGGCAATGTCCCGAGCAATGGTTGACAGTTTTACCTTTTCCCAGCTCCGCGTTTTTTCCTCACCGCGCAGGCTGGCCGATTCCGGCACGGATAACGCCTTTATGGTCACAGTAGCGGGTGAGGCTTTGCCGTCAATGGCATCAATTTCAAATACGCCCAGCGGCAATTCTTCCGTTTTCTCCTGCTCTGTCCAGTGCTCGGTAACCACGCTGGCGGTCAACGTGGCGCCCTTATCCGGCAGCCAGTCACCCATCCAAAGCCCTGCACGGTCCTCCAGGCTTATCTGTAAGTCATCAGCCTTGCCGCTGGCATGGTCAGTGTAAGACCAACTAAGTAAATAAACAGCCAAGTCTGCCGATATGTCTTTGTTGTTGTAAAGTAGTTTTAGTTTCGCCCTGCGTGCCTGCATAAGCTCACCTCTTCCATGGCGGCAATACCGTAGATGTGGCAGTAGCAACATCGGGAACTTGCAGGGCCACGTCGGCCGAGAAAAACACCGTCTCTCGGTGCTGCGGATTAGCTTCAATTAGCACCGACATTTTACGCTCGTCCCCGTACATCTTATAAGCAATAATGTCCCATGTATCGCCCAAAGCGGTTACATATTTACGCATAGCCTAGTCTCCTTTGTTGTGCCGCCCAGGCATCCATTTTGGTTTTAAAATCCTCAGCTTCATTTCGAATAACTTGGCGCACCTTTGAAGCCACATTAGGATCGCCGCCATCTACGGTTACATTCGGAGAATAGACGAAGGTCGGACCGGAACCATTACTCGCCGGACTATCAACAAAATCCTGAAACAGTGATCCACCACCAAGCCCCATCATCTGTCCTGCTGTCGCCCAGAGGGACAGCGCCCGTGAGCTACCATCAAGCGGAATAACCGCTTCCGGACCTTTCTCTGCAAACAATCCAATGTGTGGGCTTGTGGCAATCGTACCATTAGCATAAGCTGGTATTTGCATGGATACATCGGCGGCCGCGACACTGCCACCACCGGTAAACAGGTTTTTTACCCAGGCTGCTTTTTCTCCGAGCCAGTCAAAGGCCCGGCCAAACCGGTTATAAATCCCGTCGACAAACGCCTGCAGTGCTGCTGCCGGATCATCCCAGAACCTTGTCCACCATCCTTTTACAGTGTCCCAGTTCTTAATAAGATAATATCCGGCTGCCACTAATCCGCCAATGCCAACGATTAACATACCAATAGGATTTGCCGTCATAGCCAAGTTCCATGCCCACTGCGCACCAGTCCATACCCTAGTTACTCCTGCCGCTGAACCCGCAATACTAAGAAAAGTTGCCATGCGCCCTACATATAGCAAGCCGGCGCCGGCTCCTCTTGCAACATTCCAAGCCCACTGTGCTACTGTCCATGCTTTCTGCGCTGCACCTATTTTGGTCATCCATCCGTACATGCTTACGAATGGAGAGATTACCGCCCAACCAGCCCAGGTCATGGCGCTCAAAGCGACCGTGCCGCCCAGGACCGCTGCTGTCAGCTTAACTACCCAACTGCTTAGAGTCGGATATTCTTGGCTCATTTTAACTAGCCATTCCGTTCCATTGCTTACTGCACCAGCTAATTTATTTATTTCTGGCAATAGTACTGAGCCGAAAGTAATAGCTGTGCGGACAGCTGAAGCTTTAAGACCTCTTAGTTGGCTTTCCGTGTTTTGCAGTTGAATAGCAAATTCTTTGGACATACTGCCTTTGGCTTCATCGGAATTGCCCATCTTGATAACTCGCAAAAATTCTTCATAGTTACCAGAAATTTTGGAGAGATTATCAACATGCTCAGCTCCAAACAACTCAGCCAAAACATTGTTTCGGGTCGCCGCATCAAGACCGCCAATGCGTTCAAACAGATTCATAATAGT
Proteins encoded in this window:
- a CDS encoding phage holin family protein → MINDVFIWLKTFYTISEIKILAAGSVLGACFSFAIGGVDNQVWALLGFALADYITGWAAASRRDEISSRKGYKGMQKKIAMFAAVAVAYWADVAMGTNTLRSMALFGFAIVEVTSLLENIDRLGYGHYIPVFLRNKLIQIREEKGVKL
- a CDS encoding CD1375 family protein, with amino-acid sequence MLISWKITAYTYLVKAGRMALETDVPEEYREAVAERLIAE
- a CDS encoding phage tail protein, giving the protein MPNWSGTVLTAKGLALQAKVEAGTVMNITKLKIGDGVLGTGQTVAALSDLVHPIKIIDISALTPLANGTCKIHGIATNAGIEDGFYVRELGVFAQDPDVGEILYAYTADGSPDFLPPEGGPVAVSEELVINLAFSNTANITASIAMDGLVTVAVMQNAVNVHDNDPDAHEPAITKHNTSTSAHADLLHLRKNSTSYVVGDVKYSPTLPSYAYLECIQDGTTAATEPVWPAVGEEVTDGTVRWRVRDIKSGSGESIGSIKACLSNTPPPGWLALDTGAMISRATYPQLWAWVQENAPLITEAEWQAQAAVQSSVGAYSSGDGSTTFRLPRLLDYGRGGLAAEAGTWQEPTQVPDWVGNLSNPTRLAIGELPNNDGKIAQTLTQYQVPTTQASSAFTGYFSSVRPRTIKMLYCVKAFDAETNQGLIDITALANEVAGKQTTLGYVKACDQKASGTSGGTFTSGAWRTRELNQLKTYGNISGVSLSGNQLTIPAGTYAVKASAPGNNVDGHKIRLRNITAATTLSVGSTEQAAAPDTGDWVQTNSILGDVFTVAVTTVLELQHYSQSTFATYGFGSAMSSGEVETYAMLELLKIG
- a CDS encoding phage tail protein I, producing MVDMSAIRLIDLVPPSIKDDPEVQAAAAALEGELQAVTAAIPTVLLISRIDELAEDVIDLLAWQWHVDFYEPGISLAQKRTLVKTSIAQHRRKGTPWAVEQVVKAILNEGIVQEWFEYGGEPYFFRVIKIDGQMPDAAIYARLKKAIDTVKNTRSWLEGVALYRETSGTVYAGGAVGSCRRVEIMPATFRGASIAGRAYAGGVTYQFKGVEIQHA
- a CDS encoding baseplate assembly protein; its protein translation is MLANLPSISFTDTDAAHIEASVITMYEAIAGRTLAQGDPVRLFLQSVAAIIIQQRVLIDYSAKQNLLAYAVGDNLDHLGVLVGVTRLAASPAETTIRFNLSAAQPQAVTIPAGIRGTTANGIVFQVSSPVTIPIGALYGDTAAACLTAGDAGNGYVPGQVNQLVDPLPWVQSIANTTESEGGADEETDDAYRERIRLAPESFSTAGPDGAYRFWAMSASQTIVDVSVRSPEPGKVELRPLLAGGEVPGAEILDLVYSAVTNKAVRPLTDQVEALAPEVVGFDINMVYYINKDDTTISTDIQVTVNQAVADYVAWQKSRLGRDENPSELIWRARAAGAGRVEVTSPVFTALEKYQVAIADNITVTYGGLTDG
- a CDS encoding phage tail protein, which gives rise to MAIGTFGPVTFEVSVEKTRTFDEFSRKTAAKFEEHAIIGQKAKLEFISPGLDEISFQVIFSAFHGLNPLNEVKQLREIVQKGEYHPLVIGNETLSNFVIESISEAWKYVDNQGFVLYIAVDVNLKEYYLEPDPNAVKETTDTAAVQKEKAEKVAAAVQEPARKTGLSVSQIAEMATIAVSCVRDPSLAITGMESILAATTDLQTGNASAAATASYIRMGLDVANLSVSAKSDPMGTAISVLDTLGSTSADKPTAAKSIYGSKAAGTVLQVVQKLREG
- a CDS encoding GPW/gp25 family protein, whose protein sequence is MEIEITAAASIAVNFAPATTAEEIFQNVRTILATPVYSVPLDRSFGVNAKLLDLPMPVSRAKLAAEIVQAVQKFEPRVEVTRVSFNGEPINGRLQPTVRLRLKE
- a CDS encoding phage baseplate assembly protein V, with amino-acid sequence MDPVLKNLVRVGRVSSRGKATVKVVFGDRQNMVSYDLSVLVQQSQENKDWWMPDIGEQVVCLFLPSGNAQGFVLGSFYSDVDEPPVDDMEKRHISFKDGTVLEYDIGTHTLMISAQGPVNIVAAGNVNVTGDVIADGVSLKTHVHGGVEPGGGTTGQPA
- a CDS encoding phage late control D family protein — encoded protein: MQARRAKLKLLYNNKDISADLAVYLLSWSYTDHASGKADDLQISLEDRAGLWMGDWLPDKGATLTASVVTEHWTEQEKTEELPLGVFEIDAIDGKASPATVTIKALSVPESASLRGEEKTRSWEKVKLSTIARDIATKAGLTLFYDTDDDPEEDRVEQTEQSDLAFLQQRCEDAGLSLKVSDQQIVIFDEEKYEAMEPVLTIKRGQSHILDHSFSTTTRDVYSACRVEYHDPKGKKSISHTYRAPNKPATGKTLVINQRVKSIAKAEKLARKKLRKQNKGETKMSFSLLGDIRLLAARTVMVEGYGKFDGKYFIEEATHAGAGYTVKIDLRRVLEGY
- a CDS encoding tail protein X, coding for MRKYVTALGDTWDIIAYKMYGDERKMSVLIEANPQHRETVFFSADVALQVPDVATATSTVLPPWKR
- a CDS encoding phage tail tape measure protein — translated: MAGRMHEIAFNIMARMGSNFNRSFSSASDRMTQLNTRVSSLKGQMRELDAQQKKNVLTAGEYSNAYRKLTAQTAKAEQAQKSYAKAFALQNKVSQSRSDARANMAGAVETAVAVGGPVYSAINFESAMSGVAKQVDGARDDAGQLTDVYYQAQSQVMQASKDMMIMPDDMAKAFAMSAKSGVQGMQNIDKFARMGIMMGTAFEAPAEQVTEDFAKIGSAMGISLQTTEGIAQLEALADTVNYLDDRSNAAGADIIQVLKRTAGTATSLIPTMSRTTLAGMATAMLQMGETGETAGTALNALFTKVAAAPTQSKKFKGALAEVGLTAEELQSGALKDAEGTIMNLFERIGGLDAATRNNVLAELFGAEHVDNLSKISGNYEEFLRVIKMGNSDEAKGSMSKEFAIQLQNTESQLRGLKASAVRTAITFGSVLLPEINKLAGAVSNGTEWLVKMSQEYPTLSSWVVKLTAAVLGGTVALSAMTWAGWAVISPFVSMYGWMTKIGAAQKAWTVAQWAWNVARGAGAGLLYVGRMATFLSIAGSAAGVTRVWTGAQWAWNLAMTANPIGMLIVGIGGLVAAGYYLIKNWDTVKGWWTRFWDDPAAALQAFVDGIYNRFGRAFDWLGEKAAWVKNLFTGGGSVAAADVSMQIPAYANGTIATSPHIGLFAEKGPEAVIPLDGSSRALSLWATAGQMMGLGGGSLFQDFVDSPASNGSGPTFVYSPNVTVDGGDPNVASKVRQVIRNEAEDFKTKMDAWAAQQRRLGYA